From a region of the Methanobacterium sp. genome:
- a CDS encoding PRC-barrel domain-containing protein, which produces MTEERKLIKGEEKVWSEIKGYQVATNNARILGELDELIINGKTGKITDVVIKVEKGRNIHVKGAKKKGDHLLVPFGKVEKVGEFIIISES; this is translated from the coding sequence ATGACTGAAGAGAGAAAACTTATTAAAGGGGAAGAAAAAGTCTGGAGTGAAATTAAAGGATATCAGGTTGCAACAAACAATGCAAGGATATTAGGTGAACTGGATGAACTTATAATAAACGGTAAAACAGGGAAAATTACTGATGTTGTTATAAAAGTCGAAAAAGGTAGAAATATCCATGTTAAAGGCGCAAAGAAAAAAGGAGATCACCTGCTGGTTCCATTTGGAAAAGTGGAGAAAGTGGGTGAATTTATAATAATATCCGAATCTTAA
- a CDS encoding citryl-CoA lyase, translating into MAIGRETIENILKLGNPKWKTSITRVEPNRLITRGYSQEDLIGNVSFPEMVYLLIKGEMPSNNEAKMLEAVLISFCDHGVTPPSTQAARIMASTGSPMHACVGGGLLAFGKHHAGAIENAMRTLQEGVKRYDGDIETIAGEIVCESLECGQKIPGFGHRYHAEDPRVPKLMEMAEKYDCAGIHTELALTIQSILLEKKGIRMNIDGANGAILSDMGFDWSVGTGMFMIGRLPAIIAHVHEEKTREAPFRKFFEIEEIYYDGEDEARIIGQSNK; encoded by the coding sequence ATGGCAATAGGAAGAGAAACAATAGAAAATATACTGAAACTGGGTAATCCTAAATGGAAAACCAGCATAACCCGAGTTGAACCAAACAGGCTTATAACAAGAGGATACTCACAGGAAGACCTTATAGGGAATGTGTCTTTCCCTGAAATGGTTTATTTACTTATAAAAGGTGAAATGCCATCAAATAATGAGGCAAAAATGCTTGAAGCAGTTTTAATTTCCTTCTGTGACCATGGGGTAACCCCTCCAAGTACTCAGGCAGCCAGGATCATGGCCTCAACAGGATCTCCAATGCATGCATGCGTAGGAGGAGGGCTATTAGCCTTTGGAAAACACCATGCCGGTGCTATAGAAAATGCCATGAGAACCCTTCAAGAAGGTGTTAAAAGATATGATGGCGATATAGAGACTATTGCAGGAGAAATAGTCTGCGAATCTCTTGAATGCGGCCAAAAAATACCTGGATTTGGCCATAGATATCATGCTGAAGATCCGAGGGTACCTAAATTAATGGAGATGGCTGAAAAATACGATTGTGCAGGAATACACACTGAACTTGCCCTTACAATTCAAAGTATTCTTCTTGAAAAAAAGGGAATTAGAATGAATATTGATGGGGCCAATGGAGCAATATTATCAGACATGGGTTTTGACTGGAGTGTTGGAACTGGCATGTTCATGATAGGGAGGCTTCCAGCAATTATTGCCCATGTGCATGAGGAAAAAACACGCGAAGCTCCTTTCAGGAAGTTTTTTGAAATAGAAGAGATTTATTACGACGGTGAGGACGAGGCCAGAATAATTGGCCAGAGTAATAAATAA
- a CDS encoding peptidase, with protein MKTREFLKTMGIENNKLDESEKRFADGAQYRFEVPGIQKPAAMRALIDAADRYEVEVHRVTQTKGIMLLTDSEILEMIDIARNRKIELFLSVGPRATYDTSASAKTEEGKRIGYRLRGYDNLVYAIEDVKRALELGVRGIVVYDEGLLWTLDKMRQAGEIPKDTHFKVSAHTGHGNPASAKLLEEIGADSFNPVRDLQIPMIASIRNAIDISIDLHTENPKSSGGFIRHYEVPEMIKYAAPVYLKTGGAVAGHHGWDTTEKQAEERIRQVSLVQDMINRYYDHAIISKKGAADLAVPK; from the coding sequence ATGAAAACCAGAGAATTTCTAAAAACAATGGGAATAGAAAATAATAAGCTTGATGAATCAGAAAAAAGGTTTGCTGATGGAGCACAGTATAGATTTGAGGTTCCTGGAATTCAAAAACCCGCTGCAATGAGGGCACTCATTGATGCAGCAGACAGATACGAAGTTGAAGTTCACAGAGTAACTCAAACAAAGGGAATAATGCTTTTAACAGATTCAGAAATACTTGAAATGATAGATATTGCAAGAAACAGAAAAATAGAACTATTTTTAAGTGTTGGACCACGTGCAACCTATGATACAAGCGCATCTGCAAAAACAGAAGAGGGAAAAAGAATTGGATACAGGTTAAGAGGATACGATAACCTTGTTTATGCCATTGAAGATGTTAAAAGGGCTTTAGAGCTTGGAGTTAGAGGAATTGTAGTCTATGATGAAGGGTTATTATGGACACTTGATAAAATGCGCCAGGCAGGTGAAATACCCAAAGATACACACTTTAAAGTATCAGCTCACACAGGACATGGAAATCCTGCATCTGCAAAGCTTTTAGAAGAAATTGGGGCAGATTCATTTAATCCTGTAAGAGACCTGCAGATTCCAATGATTGCATCAATTAGAAATGCAATTGATATTTCAATTGACCTGCACACTGAAAACCCAAAATCATCAGGCGGATTTATAAGGCACTATGAAGTCCCGGAAATGATAAAGTATGCTGCACCAGTCTATCTTAAAACAGGTGGTGCGGTTGCCGGGCATCATGGATGGGATACAACTGAAAAACAGGCAGAAGAACGTATAAGACAGGTTTCTCTTGTTCAGGATATGATAAACAGATACTACGACCATGCAATAATATCTAAAAAAGGAGCAGCTGATTTAGCAGTGCCAAAATAA
- a CDS encoding response regulator — translation MIMNLMCSQSLIIINGECGDMGVVQFIKILLVEDNNADARLFEEAFKESCFKNELYTVKDGCEAIEFLNQENIYSDAPRPDLILLDLDLPQISGLDVLKKVKNDAALKLIPVMILSASLSDKDMMYAYKYHANAFIIKPGDYPSLIRFSDSLGEFWSRWVRLPGEAEYNQM, via the coding sequence ATGATCATGAATTTGATGTGTTCTCAAAGCCTGATCATAATAAATGGGGAATGTGGTGACATGGGTGTTGTTCAATTCATTAAGATTTTATTAGTTGAGGATAATAATGCAGATGCCCGTCTGTTTGAAGAAGCATTTAAAGAATCCTGCTTTAAAAACGAATTATATACAGTAAAAGACGGTTGTGAGGCTATTGAATTTTTAAACCAGGAAAATATTTATTCAGATGCACCCCGACCAGATTTAATTTTGCTTGATCTGGATTTACCTCAAATCAGCGGTCTTGATGTATTAAAAAAAGTTAAAAATGACGCTGCATTAAAATTAATCCCAGTTATGATACTTTCAGCCTCCCTAAGCGACAAAGATATGATGTACGCCTATAAATACCATGCAAATGCATTTATCATAAAGCCCGGTGATTACCCTTCTTTAATCAGGTTTTCAGACTCTCTTGGAGAATTCTGGAGTAGGTGGGTCAGGCTGCCTGGTGAAGCTGAATATAATCAGATGTAA
- a CDS encoding transcriptional regulator, with translation MQRDHILREINELLSNHNFETSHIYDRSCFDMVARKKLLLLLLKVLINIDGFTGEQAEEIKKVASTILASPVVVGIKSKYEYLEEDVVYERHGIPVIAPETLHNMIVDDIYPELFADRGGYFVEVDGNAIKEARERKNLSLKDLANYAHVSRETIYKYEHGMVRACPETVITLESILNMKITLSVDIFKIPESENVKMMENTPKELAQLGFGVIKTKKAPFDAISKPDSELEELKKNIAMITNMDKNRNQKVLKKMALNVKDLSGVTGTEAVFLFEHKRNLKCIEGVPVVHNWEIEEMDSSREFLKIIKERKECS, from the coding sequence ATGCAAAGAGATCATATCTTAAGGGAAATTAATGAACTTTTATCAAACCATAATTTTGAAACTTCTCATATATATGATAGAAGTTGCTTTGATATGGTTGCCCGAAAAAAATTGTTGCTTCTATTACTTAAAGTTTTAATAAATATAGACGGCTTTACAGGAGAGCAGGCAGAGGAAATAAAAAAAGTAGCCAGCACCATCCTTGCATCTCCCGTAGTTGTAGGCATAAAATCCAAATATGAATACCTGGAAGAGGATGTTGTCTATGAAAGACATGGGATACCTGTAATAGCTCCTGAAACCCTGCATAACATGATTGTTGATGACATATACCCTGAATTGTTTGCAGATCGTGGAGGATACTTTGTAGAGGTGGATGGAAACGCCATAAAAGAAGCAAGAGAGAGAAAAAACCTATCTCTTAAAGATTTAGCGAATTATGCGCATGTTTCAAGGGAAACCATATATAAATATGAGCATGGTATGGTTAGGGCATGTCCTGAGACAGTAATAACGCTTGAAAGCATTTTAAACATGAAAATCACCCTTTCTGTGGACATTTTTAAAATTCCAGAATCTGAAAATGTTAAAATGATGGAAAATACTCCTAAAGAATTAGCACAGCTCGGATTTGGAGTAATCAAGACCAAGAAAGCACCATTTGATGCTATTTCTAAACCAGACTCTGAATTAGAAGAGTTAAAAAAGAATATTGCTATGATAACCAATATGGACAAAAATAGAAATCAAAAGGTTTTAAAAAAAATGGCATTAAATGTAAAGGATCTTTCTGGTGTAACTGGAACTGAAGCTGTTTTCCTATTTGAACATAAAAGAAATCTGAAATGCATCGAAGGAGTTCCTGTAGTTCATAACTGGGAAATAGAAGAGATGGACAGTTCAAGAGAATTTTTGAAGATTATCAAGGAACGTAAAGAGTGTTCTTAG
- the ahaH gene encoding ATP synthase archaeal subunit H: protein MVSISEAITTIKKAENDADKLIEDVKQESSKIKEDAKEKVNALIQQAKDEAHEDTGEIVLKAEEDTKKETIQISKQANENIINIKNQITGRIEEAVEIIVKNIL, encoded by the coding sequence ATGGTATCGATATCAGAAGCAATTACAACGATTAAAAAGGCAGAAAATGATGCCGATAAATTAATAGAGGATGTTAAGCAAGAATCCTCTAAAATAAAGGAAGATGCAAAAGAAAAAGTGAACGCACTAATTCAACAGGCAAAAGATGAAGCTCATGAAGATACTGGTGAAATAGTCTTAAAGGCAGAGGAAGACACTAAAAAAGAAACCATCCAGATATCAAAACAGGCTAACGAGAACATAATAAACATAAAAAATCAGATTACAGGGAGAATTGAAGAAGCTGTGGAAATTATAGTTAAAAATATACTGTAA
- a CDS encoding 4Fe-4S binding protein — protein sequence MNPYITLTDPLKCSKCNLCSVKCEEIHGISRIVKSDDLPVMCIQCNDCKEVCKVNAIYTKNNIAIVDSELCVGCKMCEMVCPVNAMKVENLLAHKCTLCIDKKLIPACIEVCPDKVLAITCDKE from the coding sequence ATGAATCCATATATTACTCTTACTGATCCATTGAAATGTTCTAAATGCAATCTGTGCTCTGTTAAGTGTGAAGAAATACATGGTATTAGCAGAATAGTAAAATCTGACGATCTTCCAGTGATGTGTATACAATGCAACGACTGTAAAGAAGTTTGTAAGGTTAACGCAATTTATACTAAGAATAATATTGCTATTGTGGACAGTGAACTATGTGTTGGCTGTAAAATGTGTGAAATGGTTTGTCCAGTTAATGCTATGAAAGTCGAAAACCTGTTAGCACACAAATGCACCCTGTGTATAGACAAAAAGCTGATCCCTGCATGTATTGAAGTTTGTCCAGATAAAGTACTGGCAATTACATGTGATAAAGAATGA
- a CDS encoding NTP transferase domain-containing protein has protein sequence MVIALIMAGGKGTRMSFNGEKPLILINNYPLIKYVIDALKDSKKVNEIIAATSKNTPETDEFLNKIGIKTIMAPGKDYIHDLGLILSNFDENDILLTVAADLPLITGDIIDKVLNEYEKSPEPAMSVMVPLEIFQKYSIKPTTVFDNLVPSGLNILRGINKIQNEEVLIVSKIELALNINTCEDIKLFKKLVGD, from the coding sequence ATGGTAATAGCTTTGATAATGGCAGGTGGAAAGGGCACCAGGATGAGTTTTAATGGTGAAAAACCACTTATATTAATAAATAATTATCCTCTCATTAAATATGTAATTGATGCACTTAAGGATTCTAAAAAAGTGAATGAAATAATTGCAGCTACAAGCAAAAACACGCCTGAAACTGATGAATTTTTAAATAAAATTGGGATTAAAACAATTATGGCTCCAGGTAAAGATTATATACATGATCTTGGATTAATTCTTTCTAATTTTGATGAAAATGATATTTTACTTACAGTAGCTGCAGATTTACCCCTTATAACTGGGGATATTATTGATAAGGTGCTGAATGAATATGAAAAATCTCCAGAGCCGGCCATGAGTGTCATGGTTCCACTTGAAATTTTCCAGAAATACTCAATCAAACCCACCACAGTATTTGATAATCTGGTGCCCTCGGGATTAAATATATTAAGGGGAATTAACAAGATTCAAAATGAGGAAGTTTTAATTGTTTCTAAAATAGAACTTGCCCTGAACATTAATACCTGTGAAGACATAAAACTTTTTAAGAAGCTGGTGGGTGATTAG
- a CDS encoding MmgE/PrpD family protein codes for MITKKFADFIVDVSYNDLPEEVIKKAKLCFLDFLGVTLKGSKTKSAIAVNKIIKKNKAFKNTPCFWCSNTKYSTESTVIGHGKSTILDCALANGVAAHSLDMDDGSRMAHLHPGVCVIPAALSICEAYDKKGKELISSIVAGYEIAISLGMLVNPEHRNRGFHSTGTCGTFGAAAAACKALNLNKKQTINALGLAGTQASGLLESDHAGSMGKHLHAGKAAQSGVLSALLAKEGFTGASTIIEGKEGFLSAMAKYSVVKKHFKLGNFHILNVYFKKYPVCRHLHSTIDAALNIINDNDLKASDIQKVRVKTYKLAANHDDYNPETIEALKQSLPTSLAIALKNKDLNPDVLEINEDVAEISSKIVIECSKNLDELYPYKRPSEVTIQTDIQSYCNRVDLPGGEPENQFSKYELLDKFYNLNPEINADIQDIIDGLENCKIKELMTMFNKKFKEG; via the coding sequence ATGATAACAAAAAAATTTGCAGACTTTATTGTGGATGTCAGCTACAACGACCTTCCTGAAGAGGTGATAAAAAAGGCCAAACTCTGCTTTTTAGACTTTTTAGGGGTTACTTTAAAGGGATCTAAAACAAAAAGCGCCATTGCAGTAAATAAGATAATTAAAAAAAATAAAGCATTCAAAAACACTCCGTGTTTTTGGTGCTCGAACACAAAGTATTCGACGGAATCCACTGTTATTGGCCATGGAAAGTCAACAATTCTTGATTGTGCACTTGCAAACGGTGTAGCTGCACATTCACTGGATATGGATGATGGAAGTAGAATGGCCCATCTTCATCCAGGAGTGTGTGTTATCCCTGCAGCGCTTTCAATCTGTGAAGCATATGATAAAAAAGGAAAGGAACTTATAAGCTCCATTGTGGCAGGATACGAAATAGCGATTTCACTGGGAATGCTTGTAAATCCAGAGCATAGAAACAGAGGATTTCACAGTACTGGAACATGCGGAACTTTTGGAGCAGCAGCGGCAGCCTGTAAAGCCCTGAATTTAAATAAAAAGCAGACAATAAATGCACTTGGGCTTGCAGGTACCCAGGCAAGCGGACTTTTAGAATCAGATCATGCAGGTTCGATGGGAAAACACCTTCATGCAGGAAAGGCTGCTCAATCAGGTGTTTTATCGGCACTTCTTGCAAAAGAAGGATTTACAGGTGCTTCAACTATTATTGAAGGTAAAGAAGGTTTTTTGTCTGCAATGGCAAAATATAGTGTGGTTAAAAAACATTTCAAGTTAGGTAATTTCCATATTTTAAATGTGTACTTTAAAAAATATCCTGTATGCAGGCACCTCCATTCTACAATTGATGCAGCACTGAATATTATAAATGATAATGATTTAAAAGCCAGTGATATCCAAAAAGTAAGGGTTAAAACATATAAGCTTGCTGCTAATCACGATGACTATAACCCTGAGACAATTGAGGCTCTAAAGCAGAGCTTACCCACAAGTCTGGCCATTGCACTTAAAAATAAAGATTTAAACCCTGATGTTCTTGAAATTAATGAAGATGTGGCAGAAATTTCAAGTAAAATTGTCATTGAATGCAGTAAAAATCTGGATGAGCTCTATCCATACAAAAGACCTTCAGAAGTTACCATTCAAACAGACATACAATCTTATTGTAATAGAGTAGATTTACCTGGAGGCGAACCAGAAAACCAGTTTAGCAAATATGAACTACTGGATAAATTCTATAATCTAAATCCTGAAATTAATGCAGATATCCAGGATATAATCGATGGTTTAGAAAATTGCAAGATCAAAGAGTTAATGACAATGTTTAATAAAAAATTCAAGGAGGGGTAA
- a CDS encoding zinc metalloprotease HtpX — MFSKIKTLLLFSVLTFLLIGIGYLIGSFFKVGLLGAALFFLIAVAMNFVSYFYSDKIVLKMYGAREVSEDEAPQLHSIVDELTLNAGIPKPKVAVIESSTPNAFATGRNPEKAVVAVTTGILGLLSRDELEGVIAHELGHVKNRDILIGAIAATIAGAIFIVADYARFFAIFGGGGDDDGGGLIGILAMSIIAPIAAMMVQLAISRAREYKADESGAQISGKPWALADALRKLQMGVNARPMDTNPATAHMFIVNPFGEKGKTLLNLFSTHPPMDERIKRLEELRSF; from the coding sequence ATGTTTTCAAAAATTAAAACATTGCTTTTATTTAGCGTATTGACCTTTTTACTTATAGGCATAGGCTATTTAATAGGTTCATTCTTTAAAGTAGGACTTTTGGGCGCAGCTTTATTCTTTTTGATTGCTGTTGCTATGAACTTTGTTTCATATTTCTACTCAGATAAAATTGTGCTTAAAATGTATGGGGCAAGAGAAGTATCAGAAGATGAGGCCCCACAACTGCACTCCATTGTGGATGAACTTACACTGAATGCAGGAATTCCAAAACCTAAAGTTGCGGTCATAGAAAGCAGCACCCCCAATGCATTTGCAACAGGTAGAAATCCTGAAAAAGCTGTTGTAGCTGTAACTACAGGCATACTTGGTTTGTTAAGCAGAGATGAGCTTGAAGGAGTCATAGCTCACGAACTGGGGCATGTTAAAAATAGAGATATCCTGATAGGCGCAATAGCAGCCACAATAGCAGGAGCTATATTCATAGTCGCAGATTACGCACGGTTCTTTGCAATCTTTGGTGGTGGCGGAGACGATGATGGCGGCGGATTAATTGGAATACTTGCAATGTCCATAATTGCTCCAATAGCTGCTATGATGGTTCAGCTTGCAATAAGCAGGGCAAGAGAGTACAAAGCCGATGAAAGTGGTGCACAAATCTCTGGAAAACCATGGGCACTTGCAGATGCACTTCGAAAACTTCAAATGGGAGTTAATGCAAGACCAATGGATACAAATCCAGCGACAGCCCATATGTTCATAGTTAACCCATTCGGTGAAAAAGGAAAAACATTATTAAATTTATTTTCAACTCATCCTCCAATGGATGAGAGAATTAAAAGATTAGAAGAGTTAAGAAGCTTCTAA
- a CDS encoding tRNA(Ile)(2)-agmatinylcytidine synthase has translation MYIGIDDTDSVNGMCTTYISSVIIDELKYFGFNVTGHPRLIRLNPFTRFKTRGNGAISFKLNVKCDAEVQKVKDIVLKKIEELSMLNDERTNPGVVFYCGKITDSLKSYSLNVIRNIITIDEAEDFAKDIGAEFFKFKKGRGIIGALAAIGCPDTDKTYELLAYRMPENYGKKRLIDQISVFKMNNSTYPDTFDNVDGNNGYIAIEPHTPCPILYGIRGESPEAVLNAHEMIEVGEPVEKIAIFQTNQHTDMHLVKADDISKMEKYKCYIIDGTVKNYPITFEGGHVIFILSDGSGEIHCAAYEPTKEFRDVIRKLAPGDKLRVYGGIGERGTLNIEKINIIELAKIKKTENPLCGCGKRMKSAGSEKGFKCVKCGTKLREGVKDSVEIERDLKTGFYEVPPSARRHLSKPIIRMNR, from the coding sequence ATGTACATTGGTATAGATGATACTGATTCAGTAAATGGAATGTGCACCACTTATATAAGTAGTGTTATAATTGATGAACTTAAATATTTTGGTTTTAATGTAACTGGTCATCCTCGTTTAATACGCTTAAATCCATTTACAAGGTTTAAAACTCGTGGAAATGGGGCAATTTCCTTTAAATTAAATGTTAAATGTGATGCGGAGGTTCAAAAAGTCAAAGATATTGTTTTAAAAAAGATAGAAGAGCTTTCCATGTTAAATGACGAGAGAACCAATCCGGGGGTGGTTTTTTACTGCGGCAAAATTACAGATAGCCTTAAATCTTATTCTTTGAACGTTATAAGGAACATAATAACAATTGATGAGGCTGAAGACTTTGCTAAAGATATTGGAGCTGAATTTTTTAAATTTAAAAAAGGAAGAGGCATAATTGGTGCACTTGCAGCTATCGGATGTCCAGATACTGATAAAACATATGAACTTCTGGCCTACAGGATGCCTGAAAATTACGGTAAAAAAAGGCTTATTGATCAGATTTCTGTTTTTAAAATGAATAATTCCACCTACCCTGATACCTTTGACAATGTTGATGGAAATAATGGTTATATTGCAATAGAACCCCATACACCATGCCCCATACTTTATGGAATACGTGGCGAAAGCCCAGAAGCTGTTTTAAATGCTCACGAAATGATTGAAGTAGGTGAACCAGTTGAAAAAATTGCAATTTTCCAGACAAACCAGCACACTGACATGCATCTTGTAAAAGCAGATGATATTTCTAAAATGGAGAAGTACAAGTGCTATATTATTGATGGAACTGTAAAAAACTATCCTATTACTTTTGAGGGAGGCCATGTTATATTTATATTAAGTGATGGGTCAGGAGAGATTCACTGTGCTGCCTATGAACCTACAAAGGAATTTAGAGATGTAATTAGAAAATTAGCTCCAGGGGACAAATTAAGAGTTTATGGGGGCATTGGAGAGAGGGGCACGCTTAACATAGAGAAGATTAATATCATAGAACTTGCTAAAATCAAAAAGACTGAAAATCCCCTTTGTGGGTGTGGAAAGCGTATGAAATCTGCAGGAAGCGAAAAAGGGTTTAAATGTGTTAAGTGCGGTACAAAGCTTCGAGAAGGTGTTAAAGACTCTGTTGAAATAGAAAGAGATTTGAAGACAGGTTTTTATGAGGTTCCACCATCTGCAAGAAGACATTTGAGTAAACCAATTATAAGGATGAACAGGTAG
- a CDS encoding fumarate hydratase, translated as MEIVNLISDAVIEASTTFRKDQFDAYNRALDMETDENASWMLELLMKNAEIANKNKFPLCDDTGIPHVLVEIGEDIKIPSNFFEDIKQGIEKGLQKLPGRPMAVCGDDIERIEQSKGLYEDPGKLVPPSFIIDKTHENGVNIIILMLGGGPEIRASTYRVFHRRDNRKVFNIVKTWMRSEVQMLGCTPCIPAVGIGRTHFEASSLMLKAMAYGNLNEQSKIEEEITESLNDSRIGTLGIGGSVTALGSFVKIGPQRASGVRILSMRPCCFVEPRRSAVFIPSHILE; from the coding sequence ATGGAAATAGTTAATTTAATAAGTGACGCTGTAATTGAAGCAAGCACCACCTTTAGAAAAGACCAGTTCGATGCCTATAACAGAGCTCTGGATATGGAAACAGATGAAAATGCTTCCTGGATGCTTGAACTTCTAATGAAAAATGCAGAGATAGCAAATAAAAATAAGTTTCCCCTTTGCGATGATACAGGAATTCCTCATGTTTTAGTGGAAATTGGGGAAGATATAAAAATACCCTCTAATTTTTTTGAAGATATAAAGCAGGGTATAGAAAAAGGTTTGCAGAAACTTCCCGGAAGGCCAATGGCCGTTTGTGGAGATGATATTGAACGAATAGAGCAAAGTAAAGGCTTATATGAAGATCCTGGAAAACTGGTTCCACCATCCTTTATTATTGATAAAACCCATGAAAATGGTGTAAATATTATTATTTTAATGTTAGGGGGAGGTCCAGAGATAAGGGCTTCCACATATAGAGTTTTCCACAGGAGAGATAATAGAAAAGTATTTAATATAGTTAAAACATGGATGAGATCAGAGGTACAAATGCTTGGGTGCACACCATGTATCCCTGCTGTAGGCATTGGTAGAACTCATTTTGAAGCTTCGTCATTGATGTTAAAGGCAATGGCATACGGAAATTTAAACGAACAATCCAAAATAGAAGAGGAAATTACAGAATCCCTCAATGATTCCAGAATTGGTACACTTGGAATTGGTGGTTCTGTAACTGCGCTTGGATCTTTTGTTAAAATTGGTCCTCAAAGAGCAAGTGGCGTTAGAATTTTATCTATGAGGCCATGCTGTTTTGTGGAGCCAAGAAGATCAGCGGTATTCATCCCTTCCCATATTCTGGAGTGA